In the genome of candidate division KSB1 bacterium, one region contains:
- a CDS encoding methyltransferase domain-containing protein, whose translation MEEQFNQKLAERELQKYRKKGPGKPTRILLEAIQTSGVEGLTLLDIGGGVGAIQSELFKSGLSQATEVEGSSAYLEAAKKEAERQGYLDEVNFIQGDFVEMVKEIPSADIVTLDKVICCYPDLQTLVGLSSQKAGKIYGVIYPVDTWWMKFGVRIPNFFFKIKHNPFRLYIHPTQAIEALIRKSGFKRKFYCKLFMWHVAVYQR comes from the coding sequence ATGGAGGAGCAGTTTAATCAAAAACTGGCTGAGCGTGAACTCCAAAAGTATCGGAAGAAAGGCCCAGGTAAACCTACTCGGATCTTACTCGAAGCGATTCAAACATCCGGGGTAGAGGGGTTAACCTTGCTCGATATTGGCGGTGGAGTCGGCGCTATTCAGAGTGAACTATTCAAATCCGGTCTAAGTCAAGCCACCGAGGTCGAAGGCTCGTCAGCTTATTTGGAAGCGGCAAAGAAGGAGGCGGAGCGACAAGGTTATTTGGATGAGGTCAATTTCATTCAGGGCGATTTTGTCGAGATGGTTAAGGAGATTCCTTCAGCAGATATCGTAACCCTGGATAAAGTCATTTGCTGCTACCCTGATCTACAAACACTTGTGGGTCTTTCTTCACAAAAGGCGGGAAAAATCTACGGTGTGATTTATCCCGTTGATACCTGGTGGATGAAGTTTGGTGTGCGAATCCCAAATTTCTTTTTCAAAATAAAGCACAATCCTTTTCGACTCTACATACATCCCACTCAGGCAATTGAGGCGCTCATTCGCAAAAGCGGTTTTAAACGGAAGTTTTATTGCAAACTTTTTATGTGGCATGTGGCGGTTTACCAACGCTAA